The Vibrio nitrifigilis genome window below encodes:
- a CDS encoding ABC transporter substrate-binding protein, giving the protein MTFKTLQKRSLQLMGLSVAAMSVHSLAAPLVNSDNLSVGIEVAYPPFESYQGDKVVGFDPELATLLANKMDIKPHYLDTKFTSLILGLQSNKFDVVISGMYILPDRLKKADAIPYAKTGALILTLKDAKYSPKTEKGLCGLHVGLQQGTTWVQSLTKLSDSYCVANGKKPISISEFPTAPEVSQALMSRNIDVQVEIAGAAHMFAERSRGRLVISSPDLIYPQTMGMYLKKGNTELKHKLEVAMAEIKADGSYQSLIKKYDLSPIEN; this is encoded by the coding sequence ATGACTTTTAAAACATTACAGAAACGCTCATTACAACTTATGGGGTTAAGTGTTGCTGCTATGAGTGTTCATTCACTGGCCGCACCATTAGTGAACTCAGATAACTTATCGGTCGGCATTGAAGTTGCCTATCCACCTTTTGAATCGTACCAAGGGGACAAAGTGGTTGGGTTCGATCCTGAACTAGCAACGCTGCTTGCTAATAAAATGGATATCAAACCGCATTATTTAGACACCAAGTTCACGAGTTTGATTTTGGGATTACAGAGTAATAAATTCGATGTCGTTATTTCGGGCATGTACATCCTGCCTGACCGGTTAAAAAAAGCAGATGCGATACCCTATGCGAAAACAGGCGCGCTTATTTTAACGTTAAAAGATGCTAAATACTCGCCAAAAACTGAAAAAGGTCTGTGCGGATTGCATGTTGGACTGCAACAAGGCACCACTTGGGTTCAGTCGTTGACTAAATTATCTGACAGTTATTGTGTAGCAAATGGTAAAAAGCCTATTTCGATCAGCGAGTTTCCAACTGCTCCGGAAGTTTCTCAAGCGTTAATGTCACGCAATATTGATGTTCAAGTAGAGATTGCAGGTGCTGCACATATGTTTGCGGAACGGTCTCGAGGTCGTTTAGTGATAAGTTCGCCTGACCTTATCTACCCTCAGACAATGGGAATGTACCTTAAGAAAGGCAATACCGAGTTAAAACATAAGCTTGAAGTTGCAATGGCAGAAATTAAAGCTGATGGGTCATACCAATCGCTCATTAAAAAATACGATTTAAGTCCGATTGAAAATTAA
- a CDS encoding amino acid ABC transporter ATP-binding protein — protein MPITDKPELQGFGRPPALQLKCLQKAYGNHEVLKDISLNIAAGEVVSIIGPSGSGKTTLIRTLNTLESLDKGEVILFGEGFIEGQEKRSKKDAQQKIKRIGMVFQSFNLFPHKTILENIMLAPKYHNESDENLNVSRAVYLLDRVGLLAHAYKYPHQLSGGQQQRVAIARTLALSPDIILFDEPTSALDPEMVGEVLKVIQDLAKEGMTLIIVTHEMDFALSVSDRVVMMENGVVQVDLPPSSIRTARSPSHSLIRMREFMGITKLGVI, from the coding sequence ATGCCCATTACGGATAAACCAGAACTTCAAGGTTTTGGGCGACCGCCAGCGTTGCAGCTTAAATGTTTGCAAAAAGCGTATGGCAATCATGAAGTGCTTAAAGATATTAGTTTAAATATTGCAGCAGGTGAGGTGGTTAGCATTATTGGCCCATCTGGTTCGGGTAAAACCACTTTAATCAGAACGTTAAATACACTGGAATCTTTAGATAAAGGTGAAGTTATCTTATTCGGCGAGGGGTTTATCGAAGGGCAGGAAAAACGTTCTAAAAAAGATGCTCAGCAGAAAATTAAGCGCATAGGCATGGTATTTCAAAGCTTTAATCTCTTTCCGCATAAAACGATTTTGGAAAATATAATGCTGGCGCCTAAATACCACAACGAGAGTGATGAGAATTTAAATGTCAGCCGCGCGGTGTATTTATTAGATCGAGTGGGATTACTTGCCCACGCTTATAAATATCCACATCAACTATCAGGAGGCCAACAGCAGAGGGTGGCGATTGCTCGCACGTTAGCGCTTTCTCCCGATATTATTTTGTTTGATGAGCCCACATCAGCGCTGGATCCTGAAATGGTCGGCGAGGTGTTAAAAGTCATCCAAGATTTAGCTAAAGAAGGTATGACGCTCATTATAGTGACCCATGAAATGGATTTTGCACTTTCGGTTTCTGATCGGGTGGTGATGATGGAAAATGGTGTGGTCCAAGTTGATTTACCGCCATCTTCAATTCGCACTGCCCGCAGCCCATCGCATTCACTCATTCGAATGCGCGAATTTATGGGCATCACCAAACTTGGTGTTATCTAG
- a CDS encoding Rid family hydrolase — MMQRINYSSGAPLEEIAGYSRMVKVGNQIHIGGTTAVLPDGTVAGSSAFEQAQFIFEKFIGLLARAEAEAKDVYKIKAYITDMAFGKEVAEAYSAVFKDVRPLFTMVETPKLNRPTQLVEIELEAMLGCEVCSE; from the coding sequence ATGATGCAACGTATTAACTATTCATCCGGTGCGCCGTTAGAAGAAATTGCCGGTTATTCTCGTATGGTGAAAGTGGGGAATCAAATTCACATTGGCGGTACGACCGCTGTTTTGCCTGACGGAACCGTGGCAGGTTCTAGTGCATTTGAACAAGCGCAATTTATCTTCGAAAAGTTCATCGGGCTATTGGCACGAGCAGAAGCTGAAGCGAAAGATGTCTACAAAATAAAAGCTTACATTACTGATATGGCTTTCGGTAAAGAGGTTGCTGAAGCCTACAGTGCTGTTTTCAAAGATGTTCGCCCTCTGTTTACTATGGTGGAAACTCCAAAACTCAATCGTCCGACACAGCTAGTTGAAATAGAGCTTGAAGCGATGCTTGGCTGCGAAGTGTGTAGCGAGTAA
- a CDS encoding (2Fe-2S)-binding protein, giving the protein MLKRIHEKRPGTEFVTITFEGEAVQVPAGETVLASVMAAGMGYNRTSPISGAHRAGYCQMGVCFECLMEINGIPNQQACNTIVHEGMVVNRQIGKKVASNG; this is encoded by the coding sequence ATGCTGAAAAGAATTCATGAAAAACGCCCTGGGACAGAATTCGTCACCATTACCTTTGAAGGCGAGGCTGTGCAAGTTCCTGCGGGTGAAACCGTTTTGGCCTCGGTCATGGCTGCTGGAATGGGGTATAACCGAACGTCTCCAATCAGTGGCGCTCATCGCGCAGGTTACTGCCAAATGGGTGTTTGCTTTGAATGCCTGATGGAGATTAATGGCATTCCCAATCAGCAAGCATGTAACACCATTGTTCACGAAGGTATGGTGGTGAATCGCCAGATTGGGAAAAAGGTGGCATCTAATGGATAA
- a CDS encoding FAD-dependent oxidoreductase, which yields MDKIYDLIVIGAGPSGLAAAVTASNLGLDTLVIDEQPEPGGQIYRSMERSRPENIDTLGKDYFAGKPLVEMFRASTVTYMPSTTVLNIANQFELDVLCKGVTYRVRGKRMIVSIGAAERPVPMKNWTLPGVMGAAAADILFKSADMVPDGPVVIAGSGPLLLLAACHLVDNGVHIAAMVETASFKDYLKAAPFLPQAWPRANYLLKGLQMRLKLKRADVPLYIGCRELEVLGEERAEGFRFSYRGKTKEIAAQSVLLHEGVVPNLRLSQALNCEHEWYEPQRYWKPKLDEWGQTSVDGVSIAGDASGIGGGPIAASTGHLAAIDTAYKLGKITDQERDSLASEHRKQLKRDRSIRPFLDHVFPPNRQTLNPEDDDVLVCRCEEITAGQIREAIAQGARHPAQIKGKTRSGMGPCQGRMCSATLTEMIAANCNIDIKEVGTLHVRTPIKPLSIEQYATMTFSEKS from the coding sequence ATGGATAAAATCTATGATCTCATTGTGATTGGTGCTGGCCCTAGTGGCCTTGCCGCCGCAGTGACCGCTTCTAACTTAGGTCTCGATACATTAGTCATCGATGAACAGCCAGAGCCGGGTGGGCAAATCTATCGTTCTATGGAGCGCAGCCGTCCAGAAAATATCGATACATTAGGTAAAGACTACTTTGCTGGAAAACCGCTGGTGGAGATGTTTCGGGCATCGACGGTCACTTATATGCCAAGTACGACCGTGCTTAATATTGCCAACCAATTTGAGCTTGATGTGCTTTGTAAGGGCGTCACCTATCGAGTGCGTGGAAAAAGAATGATCGTGAGCATTGGGGCTGCTGAACGCCCTGTGCCAATGAAAAACTGGACCTTGCCCGGCGTGATGGGCGCGGCGGCTGCCGATATTTTATTTAAATCGGCGGACATGGTTCCCGATGGTCCGGTTGTAATAGCAGGAAGCGGTCCGCTGCTGCTTCTTGCTGCTTGTCATTTGGTTGATAACGGCGTGCACATTGCTGCCATGGTTGAAACCGCAAGTTTTAAAGACTACCTCAAGGCGGCGCCTTTTCTTCCTCAAGCATGGCCGCGGGCAAATTACCTGCTTAAAGGGCTGCAGATGCGACTTAAACTCAAACGAGCTGACGTTCCTCTTTATATTGGCTGCCGTGAACTTGAGGTGCTAGGTGAGGAGCGAGCGGAAGGATTTCGCTTCAGTTACCGCGGCAAAACCAAGGAGATCGCAGCACAATCGGTACTTCTTCATGAAGGTGTTGTCCCTAATTTGCGCTTGAGCCAAGCCCTTAATTGCGAGCATGAATGGTATGAACCTCAGCGTTACTGGAAACCTAAGCTCGATGAGTGGGGACAAACCAGTGTCGACGGCGTATCGATTGCTGGTGATGCGTCGGGTATTGGTGGCGGACCTATTGCAGCATCAACGGGTCATCTCGCAGCCATTGATACCGCTTATAAACTTGGCAAAATTACAGACCAAGAACGAGACAGCTTAGCCTCGGAGCATCGTAAACAGCTTAAACGGGATCGCTCTATTCGTCCTTTTCTCGATCATGTTTTTCCTCCGAATCGCCAAACCCTGAATCCAGAGGATGATGACGTCTTAGTCTGCCGTTGTGAAGAAATTACCGCCGGACAAATTCGTGAAGCGATTGCGCAAGGTGCGCGTCATCCGGCTCAAATCAAGGGCAAAACTCGTTCTGGTATGGGCCCGTGTCAGGGGCGGATGTGCTCTGCCACACTTACTGAGATGATTGCGGCAAATTGTAATATCGATATCAAAGAAGTGGGAACATTGCACGTTCGCACGCCAATCAAACCTTTAAGTATCGAACAATACGCGACGATGACATTCAGCGAAAAAAGTTGA
- a CDS encoding NAD(P)/FAD-dependent oxidoreductase, whose translation MKKNADVIIIGAGIIGCATAYYLAKKGRSVIVLEQGKVIGYGGSGRNGGGVRQSGRDKRELPLAMYGVKHLWPSLSDELGTNVEYYQQGNLRLGKTDDHIDILKGLTATAVGQGLDVNMISGADVREICPHLSDEVIGASWCPSDGHANPLKTTLAFHNAARQRGVQFVTEQRVLKLGMVGGKVRKVVTQNGVFEADNIVVAAGLASRPIIQSVGIDVPISAIALDTLITDAQPPMFYQMLGTAMADFYGHQTTHGSFIFGGGSPLDSSLVSSTSDHTPIEATAATCRGIIGYLPALKHAKVVRSWVGIIDWSKDKVPVISKVNDLPGLILGCGFSGHGFGISPAVGTVLAELANDETPSIDISDLGYERFAELAV comes from the coding sequence ATGAAAAAGAACGCAGATGTCATCATTATTGGTGCAGGTATCATAGGGTGTGCGACGGCTTATTATTTAGCGAAAAAAGGTCGGTCGGTCATTGTATTAGAGCAGGGTAAAGTCATTGGTTATGGTGGCTCGGGCCGTAATGGCGGCGGCGTTCGTCAGTCGGGGCGCGATAAACGAGAATTGCCACTGGCTATGTACGGCGTAAAACATCTGTGGCCGTCGCTTTCTGATGAGCTTGGTACCAATGTGGAATACTATCAGCAAGGAAACCTGAGATTAGGCAAAACGGATGATCATATCGATATCTTAAAAGGCTTGACTGCAACAGCGGTAGGGCAAGGATTGGATGTGAACATGATCAGTGGCGCTGACGTTCGCGAGATTTGTCCACACCTTTCTGATGAAGTGATTGGCGCCAGTTGGTGTCCATCAGATGGGCATGCAAACCCACTTAAAACTACGCTTGCTTTTCATAATGCCGCTCGTCAACGTGGCGTACAGTTTGTGACTGAACAACGGGTATTAAAACTGGGTATGGTGGGTGGTAAGGTGCGTAAAGTCGTGACTCAAAATGGAGTATTTGAAGCGGACAATATTGTCGTGGCAGCAGGCTTAGCAAGCCGGCCAATTATTCAGAGTGTGGGAATTGATGTGCCTATTTCTGCTATAGCACTCGACACATTAATTACAGATGCACAACCTCCAATGTTCTACCAAATGCTCGGTACAGCAATGGCCGATTTTTACGGCCACCAAACCACGCACGGTTCGTTTATCTTTGGTGGTGGCTCACCACTGGATTCTAGTTTAGTGAGCAGCACTTCTGATCACACACCGATTGAAGCGACTGCTGCGACGTGTCGCGGCATCATCGGCTACCTTCCTGCCTTAAAGCACGCCAAAGTGGTGCGCAGTTGGGTAGGGATTATTGATTGGTCTAAAGACAAAGTGCCTGTTATCAGTAAAGTGAATGATTTACCGGGCTTGATTCTTGGTTGTGGATTCTCTGGTCACGGTTTTGGAATTTCGCCTGCTGTTGGCACAGTATTAGCTGAGCTCGCCAACGATGAAACGCCGTCGATCGATATTAGTGATCTTGGGTATGAACGTTTTGCTGAATTAGCGGTTTAG
- a CDS encoding CPBP family intramembrane glutamic endopeptidase, producing MPLDYSALVWIALALAIVFVFIRKNIAAFISLGITLILAILFSRLTLPTGLVVGVVLVGTWKLSRIAPRYALPSALVVIACCLALFIHKVPGFDNLLVLNQVITGPQSQPFTMYLNLDKPLALFILLLAYPKLLGNGGTPNHKAIALTAIALFCLLPIAVLIGALKFEWSLPAWWWLFAFNNLLFTCVAEEALFRGYLQQKLANKLGVVAGIGIASILFGLAHFAGGPLLVIFAALTGLGYGLIFYWSQRLWVAVLAHFAFNCIHLLCFTYPIALH from the coding sequence ATGCCTTTAGATTATTCAGCTTTAGTTTGGATTGCCCTCGCCTTAGCGATCGTTTTCGTTTTTATTCGCAAAAATATTGCCGCATTTATTTCTCTCGGGATTACGTTGATTTTAGCCATACTCTTTTCGCGCCTTACACTCCCCACCGGATTGGTCGTAGGGGTCGTACTTGTCGGTACTTGGAAGCTTAGCCGCATCGCGCCGCGTTATGCACTGCCCAGTGCTTTGGTAGTTATTGCCTGCTGCTTAGCGTTATTTATCCATAAGGTCCCGGGATTTGATAACTTACTGGTGCTTAATCAGGTAATAACAGGACCACAAAGCCAGCCGTTTACGATGTATTTAAACCTCGATAAACCGTTGGCATTGTTTATATTGTTGCTGGCTTATCCCAAGCTACTTGGTAATGGAGGAACACCGAACCATAAAGCCATCGCTTTGACCGCCATTGCTTTATTTTGCTTACTCCCGATTGCCGTGTTGATAGGAGCACTTAAATTTGAATGGTCACTACCTGCATGGTGGTGGCTCTTTGCATTTAATAACCTGCTATTTACCTGTGTGGCTGAAGAAGCATTGTTTCGCGGCTACCTACAACAAAAGCTCGCCAATAAATTGGGGGTAGTCGCAGGCATTGGTATCGCAAGCATTCTGTTTGGGTTGGCACACTTTGCCGGAGGCCCACTATTGGTGATCTTTGCTGCGTTAACAGGTCTCGGATATGGATTGATTTTCTATTGGTCACAGCGTTTATGGGTCGCAGTGTTGGCACATTTTGCGTTTAACTGTATCCACTTATTGTGTTTTACCTACCCGATAGCTCTTCATTAA
- a CDS encoding LodA/GoxA family CTQ-dependent oxidase, with the protein MTKKNDLKNQPGLVDPQYLQENIDVHHSANEISCWTGGSDYQDVELATKRLKEMFVEMGQKTRIERGQMPAQRGAFRKQHGIVYGHFDVLDGIDDELKVGIFGQKNHYECIVRFSSDVATSDPDLKSTLGVGIKLFGVKGQKLIGEGNTADFIMQNIDRFFAKDASQMCAFTTAGVVDHDYPAYLAKHADVQQVLTEMTKEEGSTLSAEYWAILPFKFGHEKVVKYRLRPVDTYRGAPTQSNDYLKEDLVARLQQGSATFQFEIQFRTNPEKMPLDDAQVVWSTKESPYIPIATLTLPKQDITAIGQAEYGSNLAFNIWRTTAAHEPLGSIAHVRKAVYEASAKTRFQANGLPIQEPNQVNLSFEGNTDEEDDCIVTAGIYPPIGVMRVGGSKDYFIGPEVPNPLPRTEDHAYRDEQGLLKRQAAKFRIYGFNAAGKAVKELTMDNAKIVWHSHLANQKSSWYEFQIALDIPEAKNAAPSLLRNNDVADRSKLLIDGGKQSVNARNAKKGHEFVGYFMDQKVYLGEMHTDAQGRLLMLGGHGVSRNVNGDIAITFANNSGWHDDISDGPVTAEVEYQGVQLQVDPAWVICAPPDYAPMQKSVRTMWDLMRSVAVNAGMLTRPERPSFKKDILPIFERMTNLQWVNAGFAAAFGHNGAFNYTTPEWIARLGNPSLAYTEMRRTISNNFRRFGEPGADAPQLWPWLYGDAISIPTTGSERQHATLSELQLSFLEQWVKGDFIADYVDPEVCPHAAEPTDIDNVPVAKQPDTLTRAAMEFCLADAFHPGCEMTWPMRTADMYMKPFRLKHSPRGIQVDTTYYGAQMNVDTLTLAQGPLLGGQVPGGITRWMAIPWQTDTASCRDGYTSDYDPYLPTFWPARVPNTILNEQRYAESINPELDPQTRLEAFHFRTDWLDDLPLYGQEVTYTAQINSMIYNFNKLAVVQGKPGVDNDPNFPNQMQVAVTPDVKTDKDDELLLVAELAKKLISGGQGGDKALPKRPQKRSRFDLGVVDKVTRFNKGLPKLK; encoded by the coding sequence ATGACGAAGAAAAATGACCTGAAAAACCAACCGGGATTGGTAGATCCTCAATACTTGCAGGAAAATATTGATGTTCACCACAGTGCCAATGAGATTTCTTGTTGGACTGGAGGAAGTGACTATCAAGACGTTGAGTTAGCAACTAAACGTTTGAAGGAAATGTTCGTCGAGATGGGGCAAAAAACTCGTATTGAACGAGGTCAAATGCCAGCGCAGCGTGGCGCTTTTCGTAAGCAGCATGGCATTGTTTATGGACATTTTGATGTATTAGATGGTATTGACGATGAGTTAAAAGTGGGCATCTTTGGGCAAAAAAATCACTACGAATGTATCGTTCGTTTTTCCAGTGATGTTGCCACATCAGATCCGGATTTGAAATCAACATTAGGTGTCGGTATTAAATTGTTCGGTGTTAAGGGGCAAAAGCTGATTGGAGAGGGGAATACAGCAGACTTTATCATGCAGAATATCGATCGCTTCTTTGCAAAAGATGCGTCGCAAATGTGTGCTTTTACTACTGCTGGAGTGGTGGATCATGATTACCCAGCCTACTTGGCAAAACATGCTGACGTGCAACAAGTGCTTACAGAAATGACGAAGGAAGAAGGAAGTACTTTAAGTGCCGAATATTGGGCAATTCTGCCGTTTAAATTTGGCCATGAAAAGGTGGTAAAGTATCGATTAAGGCCTGTTGATACGTATCGTGGTGCACCAACGCAATCCAATGACTACCTTAAAGAAGATTTGGTAGCACGTTTGCAACAAGGTAGTGCGACCTTTCAATTTGAAATTCAGTTCAGAACGAATCCAGAAAAGATGCCATTGGATGATGCCCAAGTCGTATGGTCAACCAAAGAGAGCCCATATATTCCAATAGCAACTCTAACATTACCTAAACAAGATATTACTGCTATCGGTCAAGCTGAATATGGTTCTAATTTAGCATTTAATATTTGGCGAACCACTGCGGCACATGAGCCCCTGGGCAGTATTGCACACGTGCGCAAAGCGGTTTATGAAGCGAGTGCTAAAACGCGATTTCAAGCCAACGGGTTACCTATTCAAGAACCTAATCAGGTTAATTTATCCTTTGAAGGTAACACAGATGAAGAGGATGATTGTATCGTTACGGCGGGTATCTATCCTCCCATTGGTGTCATGCGTGTTGGTGGCAGTAAAGACTATTTTATTGGTCCAGAAGTTCCCAATCCATTACCACGAACCGAAGATCATGCGTATCGAGACGAGCAGGGCTTGCTAAAGCGTCAAGCTGCTAAATTTAGAATTTATGGGTTTAATGCAGCAGGCAAAGCGGTGAAAGAATTGACGATGGATAATGCTAAAATCGTCTGGCATTCACATTTAGCCAATCAAAAATCATCTTGGTACGAATTCCAAATTGCACTAGATATTCCTGAGGCAAAAAACGCAGCCCCGTCTTTGCTCCGCAATAATGATGTTGCAGACCGAAGCAAATTGTTGATCGATGGTGGTAAACAGTCAGTTAATGCGCGCAATGCCAAAAAAGGGCATGAATTTGTTGGCTATTTTATGGATCAAAAGGTCTATTTAGGAGAAATGCACACGGATGCGCAAGGTCGCTTATTAATGTTAGGTGGACATGGTGTCTCGCGTAATGTGAATGGTGATATTGCCATTACGTTTGCCAATAACTCTGGTTGGCATGATGATATTTCTGATGGCCCAGTGACGGCAGAAGTTGAGTACCAAGGTGTTCAGTTACAAGTCGATCCTGCTTGGGTGATCTGTGCGCCACCGGATTATGCACCAATGCAAAAATCTGTCCGCACAATGTGGGACTTAATGCGTTCTGTTGCAGTAAACGCTGGCATGCTTACTCGTCCTGAAAGACCATCGTTTAAAAAGGATATCCTACCTATTTTTGAACGAATGACGAATTTACAGTGGGTTAATGCCGGTTTTGCTGCTGCGTTTGGTCATAATGGAGCATTTAACTATACGACACCTGAGTGGATAGCTCGTTTAGGTAACCCATCGCTAGCCTATACAGAAATGCGTCGTACCATTTCCAATAACTTTAGGCGCTTTGGCGAGCCGGGTGCGGATGCTCCACAACTCTGGCCGTGGCTCTATGGTGATGCGATCAGTATTCCTACGACAGGCTCTGAGCGTCAACACGCGACACTATCTGAGCTGCAATTATCATTTCTAGAACAATGGGTAAAAGGTGATTTTATTGCAGATTATGTCGATCCAGAAGTGTGTCCACATGCTGCTGAACCGACTGATATCGATAACGTTCCTGTGGCCAAACAACCTGACACCTTAACACGTGCAGCAATGGAGTTTTGTTTGGCGGATGCGTTCCATCCGGGATGCGAAATGACGTGGCCAATGCGCACTGCTGATATGTATATGAAACCATTTAGGTTGAAACATTCTCCGCGGGGAATACAGGTTGATACTACGTATTACGGTGCTCAAATGAACGTGGACACGCTGACACTTGCTCAAGGTCCTCTACTAGGAGGGCAGGTTCCAGGAGGGATTACTCGGTGGATGGCGATTCCTTGGCAAACCGATACAGCAAGTTGTCGCGATGGCTATACCTCAGATTATGATCCTTATTTACCGACGTTTTGGCCAGCAAGAGTGCCGAATACCATTCTTAATGAACAGCGTTATGCAGAGTCAATCAATCCTGAATTGGACCCTCAAACCAGACTTGAAGCGTTTCATTTTAGAACTGATTGGCTTGATGACTTGCCTTTGTATGGACAAGAGGTCACCTATACAGCCCAGATTAATAGCATGATATACAACTTTAATAAATTGGCTGTGGTACAGGGGAAACCTGGAGTGGATAACGATCCGAACTTTCCAAACCAGATGCAGGTTGCTGTCACGCCTGATGTTAAAACGGACAAAGATGATGAGCTCTTATTAGTTGCTGAACTCGCGAAGAAACTAATATCAGGTGGTCAGGGAGGAGATAAAGCCCTTCCAAAACGGCCACAAAAGCGGTCACGCTTTGATTTAGGTGTGGTCGACAAGGTCACTCGATTCAATAAAGGCCTACCAAAGCTTAAATAA
- a CDS encoding NAD(P)/FAD-dependent oxidoreductase, whose product MNRIKEADITIIGAGIAGCIAALALSKHFNVVLIDKKEQCGEKVGECLAPAASRILHKLNLLESLLQDNENNELLLSFHGVRSYWGSHIPVHNDNLRNPDGLGWQLNRAGFEHWLRKQTTMSGVTCLWPATILDVQQGHDGWLLSIDHESIQYLPSHFVIDASGRQSKFAAMLGIKRQALDKHVSYWATAECHHPQQLATIASCDYGWWYSAKLPNNKRVFSLQTEPQLVSKGLQNNKAEYYQLAAEQPAMRTLLPDMKILQLQGMVSANSARLQKASGRFWAAIGDAAFSLDPLSSQGMFNGMATAMQLSDLLIGSDLNSEITQSKIGMEYQHQIDTIWDHYLKHRGLFYGMEQRFKHSKFWQHLNRTERVDI is encoded by the coding sequence GTGAATCGTATTAAAGAAGCTGACATTACCATTATTGGTGCTGGAATCGCGGGTTGTATTGCTGCACTCGCGTTATCGAAGCATTTTAATGTGGTATTGATCGATAAAAAAGAACAGTGCGGTGAAAAAGTAGGAGAGTGTTTAGCCCCTGCTGCGAGCCGAATTTTACACAAGCTGAATTTGCTCGAATCATTGTTACAAGATAATGAAAACAATGAACTGTTATTATCTTTTCATGGGGTACGTTCCTATTGGGGAAGTCATATCCCTGTGCATAATGATAATTTGCGTAACCCAGATGGATTAGGGTGGCAGCTTAATCGGGCGGGCTTTGAACACTGGTTACGTAAACAAACCACAATGTCTGGTGTAACCTGCCTTTGGCCTGCAACCATATTAGATGTTCAGCAAGGACATGACGGTTGGTTGCTTTCAATCGACCATGAATCTATTCAATACCTTCCGAGCCATTTTGTTATTGATGCCAGTGGTCGCCAATCCAAATTTGCAGCCATGCTGGGTATAAAGCGTCAAGCGCTTGATAAACATGTGAGTTATTGGGCGACGGCAGAGTGTCATCACCCTCAACAATTGGCCACCATTGCAAGTTGTGATTATGGCTGGTGGTACAGTGCAAAATTGCCAAATAATAAACGGGTATTTTCCTTGCAGACTGAGCCTCAATTAGTGTCGAAAGGTCTACAAAATAACAAAGCAGAGTATTACCAATTGGCAGCAGAACAACCTGCAATGCGAACACTGCTTCCTGACATGAAAATATTACAGTTACAAGGCATGGTGTCAGCGAATAGTGCTCGCTTACAAAAGGCGTCAGGTCGTTTTTGGGCTGCAATCGGTGATGCTGCTTTTAGTCTGGATCCTCTTTCTTCTCAGGGGATGTTTAATGGTATGGCGACAGCAATGCAGCTTAGTGATCTTCTCATTGGGAGTGACTTAAACTCAGAGATTACACAAAGTAAGATTGGAATGGAGTATCAACATCAAATCGATACTATCTGGGACCACTACCTTAAACATCGGGGATTATTTTACGGTATGGAGCAGCGATTTAAACATTCAAAATTTTGGCAACATTTAAACCGAACTGAACGAGTTGATATTTGA
- a CDS encoding flavodoxin family protein, with translation MKVAVVLGTSKQDGNTRKLVDEFVQLSGATLLDLTDFDISFYDYLHENRDDHFIPLIKTLTDYEHIVFASPVYWYSMSAQLKVFFDRLSDLLTIEKALGRELKGKSMSVLSTGYNQEVPSCFIEPFQLTAEYLHLTFKGCEYLAIRDNADLARLPVVATKALQNLC, from the coding sequence ATGAAGGTTGCCGTAGTATTAGGTACGTCTAAGCAGGATGGTAATACGCGAAAATTGGTCGATGAGTTTGTGCAGCTGTCTGGTGCTACATTATTGGATCTCACCGATTTTGATATCAGTTTTTATGACTATTTACATGAAAATCGCGATGATCATTTTATTCCTCTGATTAAAACTCTAACGGATTATGAACACATTGTGTTTGCTTCTCCGGTTTATTGGTATTCGATGTCTGCTCAGCTCAAAGTGTTTTTTGACCGACTTTCAGATCTTCTCACGATTGAGAAGGCGTTAGGGAGAGAACTAAAAGGGAAATCCATGTCGGTATTAAGTACAGGGTATAATCAGGAAGTACCGAGTTGTTTTATTGAACCTTTTCAATTGACAGCTGAATATCTACATCTCACATTCAAAGGGTGCGAGTATCTTGCGATTCGAGATAATGCAGACTTAGCGCGTTTGCCTGTCGTTGCGACTAAGGCATTACAAAACCTTTGCTAA